In one window of Anaerolineales bacterium DNA:
- a CDS encoding M23 family metallopeptidase translates to MDKPESNPQTGPQAATAPGERRPRLRTAGQVWEEIRRRGWRENLLRFGSHAGLILVIVLGVWAVRRGLSALPDRTSETAAAAGAEPTPVAEQLLSLADLPAFAAGGPVTYFGIERQTDVHTVVPSRPRLEIVKYLVQKGDTLFGIAEKFNLKPESILWGNWVELDGDPHTLQPGQELSILPIDGALHLWSAGESLEGVATFFRVSPTDILEWPGNALDLDIDIANPGIPEGTALVIPDGKRDAPTWKSPRITRANPASASILGAGACSAVSDGPIGTGSFAWPTSSTWVSGYNYNPGVHPAIDLGGSVGNGIFAADSGVVVYSGWNDWGYGYVIVIDHGNGWQSLYAHLSTINSGCGQAVFQGQVIGGMGCTGNCSGPHLHFELMNDSYGKVNPLDFLP, encoded by the coding sequence ATGGACAAACCCGAGAGCAACCCACAGACCGGGCCGCAAGCCGCGACGGCGCCGGGCGAGCGCCGGCCTCGCCTGAGAACCGCGGGTCAGGTTTGGGAAGAAATCCGCCGCCGCGGCTGGCGGGAGAACCTGCTGCGCTTTGGCAGCCACGCCGGATTGATCCTGGTGATCGTCTTGGGTGTGTGGGCCGTGCGCCGCGGCTTGAGCGCCCTGCCGGACAGGACTTCCGAGACGGCTGCCGCAGCCGGGGCCGAACCCACGCCGGTGGCAGAGCAACTCCTCTCCCTCGCCGACCTGCCGGCCTTCGCCGCCGGCGGCCCCGTGACGTACTTCGGGATCGAACGCCAAACCGACGTTCACACCGTCGTCCCCAGTCGCCCGCGGCTGGAGATCGTCAAGTATCTCGTGCAGAAGGGCGACACGCTCTTCGGCATCGCCGAGAAGTTCAACCTCAAGCCCGAGTCAATTCTGTGGGGCAACTGGGTGGAGCTTGACGGCGACCCCCACACGCTGCAGCCGGGACAGGAGCTGAGCATCCTGCCGATTGACGGCGCGCTGCACCTATGGAGCGCGGGTGAGTCGCTGGAGGGTGTTGCCACGTTCTTCCGTGTCTCACCGACCGATATCCTGGAATGGCCCGGCAACGCTCTCGACCTTGACATCGACATCGCCAACCCGGGGATCCCGGAGGGTACGGCCCTGGTGATCCCGGATGGCAAGCGCGACGCACCGACCTGGAAGTCGCCGCGGATCACGCGGGCCAACCCGGCCTCGGCCTCGATCCTGGGAGCGGGCGCGTGCAGCGCTGTCTCGGACGGCCCGATCGGCACAGGGTCCTTCGCCTGGCCGACGTCTTCGACTTGGGTCTCTGGCTACAACTACAACCCGGGCGTGCATCCGGCCATCGACCTCGGGGGCTCAGTGGGCAATGGCATCTTCGCGGCCGACAGCGGCGTGGTGGTGTACTCGGGCTGGAACGACTGGGGCTACGGATACGTGATCGTCATCGACCACGGCAACGGGTGGCAGTCGCTCTATGCGCACTTGAGCACGATCAATTCCGGCTGCGGTCAGGCGGTTTTCCAGGGGCAGGTGATCGGTGGCATGGGCTGCACCGGCAACTGCTCCGGTCCGCACCTGCACTTTGAGTTGATGAACGACTCGTATGGCAAGGTAAACCCGCTCGATTTCCTTCCGTAG
- a CDS encoding LysM peptidoglycan-binding domain-containing M23 family metallopeptidase, with protein MTDDTPAASGRSWKGGLPYLLAVLGLSAAAWAIALNLGGLQPAAAQPAAEPAPAEVALPGFSQAGRDLAIGRRSLLETDAPVRSRVDMLLYTVQKGDSVFGIADKFSIKPETILWGNLETLNDDPHVIQAGMELRILPVDGAYHEWKSGDSLEAIAKEFGVDLATILEWPSNRIDETMAVAEGAGLIIPGGSRPLRSWFIPTIARGSAGVGSAYGAGGCSGDFSSGAVGTGGFIWPSANHFTSGNDYWSGHLAIDIAGALGDPIWAADGGVVVYSGWSNGGYGNMVMIDHGTGWQTVYAHLSDTRVACGQSVGQGQVIGHMGSTGNSTGTHLHFETRLQGGFVSPWSVLP; from the coding sequence ATGACTGACGACACGCCTGCGGCCTCTGGCCGATCGTGGAAAGGCGGGCTGCCATACCTGCTGGCCGTGCTTGGTCTGTCGGCGGCGGCATGGGCCATCGCCCTCAACCTCGGCGGGCTGCAGCCGGCAGCCGCCCAGCCGGCGGCCGAGCCAGCCCCGGCTGAGGTAGCGCTGCCCGGTTTCTCCCAGGCAGGCCGGGATCTGGCGATCGGCCGGCGGAGCTTGCTTGAGACCGATGCGCCGGTGCGCTCCCGCGTCGATATGCTGTTGTATACCGTGCAGAAAGGCGACTCGGTGTTCGGCATCGCCGACAAGTTCTCCATTAAGCCCGAGACCATCCTGTGGGGCAACCTGGAAACGTTGAACGATGATCCGCATGTGATCCAGGCAGGCATGGAGTTGCGCATCCTGCCGGTGGACGGCGCCTACCACGAATGGAAGAGCGGCGACAGCCTGGAGGCCATCGCCAAGGAGTTCGGCGTCGACCTGGCCACGATCCTCGAATGGCCCTCCAACCGAATTGACGAGACGATGGCCGTGGCGGAGGGCGCCGGACTGATCATCCCCGGCGGCTCACGCCCCCTGCGCTCGTGGTTCATCCCGACGATCGCCCGGGGCAGCGCCGGCGTAGGCTCGGCCTACGGCGCCGGCGGATGCAGCGGGGATTTCTCGTCGGGCGCGGTCGGCACCGGAGGTTTCATCTGGCCGAGCGCCAACCACTTCACCTCCGGGAACGACTACTGGTCCGGCCACCTGGCGATCGACATTGCCGGAGCCCTTGGCGACCCGATCTGGGCGGCGGATGGCGGCGTCGTCGTGTACTCGGGCTGGTCGAACGGGGGCTACGGCAATATGGTCATGATTGACCACGGTACCGGCTGGCAGACCGTGTACGCCCACCTATCGGACACGCGGGTCGCCTGCGGCCAGAGCGTCGGCCAGGGGCAGGTCATCGGCCATATGGGCTCAACCGGCAACTCGACCGGCACTCACCTTCACTTCGAGACTCGTCTCCAGGGCGGATTTGTCAGCCCATGGTCCGTGCTTCCCTAG